In Hahella sp. HNIBRBA332, the genomic window TCGTATTCGCATTGCTGACTTGCTGCAGAAAGCCACCCGGCGGCGTTTGGTTCACTCGGCCTTCGTCCAGGGCCGGCGCAAAGCGTTGGATGTTTTCGCGCTCCTGGCGCACTTTTTCCGATAGCTGGATCTCGCCGCCGTCGCCGAGGTCGATCCCGGGAATGGCGTTGATCTTGTCTATCAGCCAATCCACCCCGGCGCCGATCACCGCGAACGGGTCCAGCTGCGCCAGCCAGTCGGTAAACTGCGCCCACCAATCCGGGATCTTTCCAAAGGAATCAATCACCCATCCCGCCAGATCCGCCGCCGCCAACAGGGGGGCGAATACCGCGCTTAAAAAGGCGTTGTCCTCGATGATCCCGCGTAAGCCGGTCCACTTTTCCACGATCCAGCCCAGGGCGGCGGAGACCGCCGCGCTGACTTCGTCCCAATAGATCACCAGGGCGGCCAGGGCCGCGATCAGCGCCACCACGCCCAACACGATCCAGGTAATGGGGTTGGCCAGCAGTGCGGTGGAAAACGCCCAGGTCGCCGCCGCGCCAGTCAGTAATGCCGCCCGCATGGCGCTAAAGGCGCCCGCCGCCAGATAGGTTCCTATCTGCAACAGGAACACCGCCGCACGTCCGGCGCTGACCGCCAGCGACCAGGCGCGCATCGCCCCAGCTCCCAGCAAAAGCACCGCATGCCAGCCCGCCAGGACCAGCTGGGCGACGCCGGCGACCAGGGCGAAGGCGGAGGCCGCCGCCACTAAACCGATCACGGTTAAGGTGGCGATCGCCACCAAACGGGTCAGGTTCGGAAACAAGCGGGTCCAGCGCGTCAGGGTGTCCGCGCCGGCGGTCAACCGATCTAACAGCGGTTGCAGCAAAGGCAGGAACGCGCGCCCCAGGCTGACCTTGACTGCATTCACGCCCGCCGCCCAACGCTGCCAGGGATCTATCATGGCCTCGGCCATGGTCCGCGCTTTGTCCATACCGGTCTGCGCGCCCAGCTGGTCAATGGCGCCGGCCAGACCTTGGGTGTTCTGCATCAGCAGCTTGACCAGGCCCACCGCTTCCGTGGAGCCAAAGGCCGTTTTAAGCAGATCCGCTTTGGCCACCGTGTCGATGTCGCCGAACTTGCCTTGAATACGGGTCAGGATCTCCACCATGGGCAACAGGCGGCCTTGGCTGTCGGTGAACGCCAGGCCCAGGGCTTTCTGGGCGTTGCCGACGCCGGCTAGAAACGCCTTGTATTTGGTGCCGGCCTCGGTCCCGCTCATGGTCGCTTGCAGCGAGCCTAAAACCGCCATTTGTTCCGCCATGGTCACGCCCTGGCTTTGCGCTTCCGCGCCCAGATTGCCAAAAGCCGCCGCCATCTCCGCGCCGGTGGTTTTAAACATCTGCACCGCGCTGGCGGTCTGGCCGGCCAGACGTTGCACCCATTGCGCCTTGCCCATCTGTTCCGCCGTGCGCTGAAACACCCCGTACATGGTGCCCATGTAGTTGGTGATCGTGGCGCTGTCGGATTTGGTGGCCTTGGCCAGTACGCCGCCGGCTTCGGTGAAGGCCGCAAGCTCGCGACCGCTTAGCCCCGCAATCGCGCTTTGAATGTCGTAACTGGAGCGCACAAAATCGTCGGCGGCTTCGCCGTAACGGATGGAAAAGCGCAAGGCGGTTTCCTCCAGGGTGCGCAAGGCGTCATTGGCCACGCCCAGGCTTTTGACTTCCCCCAAGGCGCGATCCATCTCGATGGCCGGCCCCAGCATGCTTTCCAGGGCGACGCCCGCGCCCAGTAACCCGGTTGCACCGGCGGCCATCTGCACAAAGCCCCGGGTCGCGTGCTGGGTCAGCTTATCCAGGCTGTGCTGGATCTTGCCGGCGACGCCGCTCGCTTTATCAATCAGCGACACGCTGAACATCAGCTTTTCGAGTTTGTTGCTCATTGAGTCGTTACCCTTTTAAGGCTTTGGCGATGCCGTTCGCCACGGCGATTTCGTGTTTACTCCAGTAATCGCGCTCTAAAAATAACGCGAGTCCCAGGGCGTCTTCGTTGGGCTCCTGCGCGGACAACCACTTGGCGGCGTAGGCGCGTAACTGGTCATAGCCGTTGGCGGCGATCTGGTCCGCTATGCGCTGCGCTTTTTTGCCACGATGCCCAGGTCCGGGGTGTACTCCTCCAGCACCGCGCCGGCCAGCTGCACCTCCGCGCCGGGCGTGTCGCGGATCAGTTTCACCAGGGCGTCGCGCTGCTCCTGGGCCACGGTCCCGACCAGAAAGTTATGGCTGGGGGCGATCTTGTTGTTAGGCGTCACCGCGTTGACGTACTTGTTGTACGCCTCGCGCGTCACCTGAAAGCTAAAGTCCTGGTCCAGCACGGTGAGGTCGATCATCTGTTTAGTGGTCATGGTTTTCCCCTTGGTTTTCTAATGCCCGTTTGCGGGCGAGTTCTAAATGCTTTTGCTTGTAACACCAGTTCATCACGAAGGTGGCCACGCCAATCAGCAGGCCGCCGAGCGCCACCCATTGATTGAACGTCAGGCCGGCCACGGTGGTGATCGCCGAGGCCGCATAGTTGGTTACGACGGCTGACTTTTCCGGCACCTTAACCACCTCGCTTAGCCTTAACCGCTTTGACGATCAGAGGGGTGACGTTCTTCACCGCCCGCTCGCCAAATAAAAAGCCCAGCACCAGCACGTTGATGGTGATCAGCGCGGTTTGTTGTTGTTCGTTCAGGGTCCAGGCGCTGAACCACATCCAATCCAGATACAGGGTGACGAAGCCCCAGACCGGGCGCTGACAGCCCCGCAAAAACAGCATGAGCGGCCCCAGGATGGGCAGGCGCAGCAAGTCTTTGGCGCTGCCTTCCAGTTCTTTGATGCGCTCGGTTAACTGCTTTTCCGCCGCCTGGCGCGCGTGCTCCGCCTGACGCTTTTTCTCCAGTTCCAGGTTTTGCAGCGCCAGCTGCACATTAGCGCGCTGCGCCTCGCTCATGTCTGGTGGGAAGTAGTCTTTGACCACCTGGTAAGCCGACTCCGCCAGGCCGCCGGTCATCACGTCCACGACTTTGCTTAACAGGCTCATCGGCTCACCTCGGTTTCGTCCAACAGGGTGTATGTGAAACGATTGCCGTATAGCCCCGCCGCCTTGCGACATAAGGCCATCAGCACATCAAAGTCGGCGCTGTCCGCGATCACCTGACAGCCCGCTGACCAGCGATCTACGCGAAGGCTTTGGCCCGTTTCGGTGGCGCGGTGGCAATTAATACCGAAGTGACCTGTCTCGGTGGCTCCCTGGGCGTCTAGCTGGGCGTTGCGGTCCTTGTCCCGAAACACGGTAATCAGCCCGCGCTGCACCAAGGCTTCATATTTCCCTTGGTGTTTGCCAAGTTCCCACACGCCGGGATACTGGCCAGGCTTCACAATCGCCGCGCCGGCTGGGTTGGCTAAATGCTCCCGCCAATAAACGCCCGGGTCCGTGGTCGCCGGGAAACTAAAGCAGTGGGTTTGCCCTTGGATCTGGAACGCCACACACAGCAGATCGTTAAAGGTGTTGGCGTGGCGATCCTGGGAACGGACGCCCACCAGATTTAGGTTGTAGTCGCCGCTTTCAAAAAACCGATAACCCTGATTGCGCACCGCCGCGCGCAGTTGTTCGTAGTTGATAGCCATCATCCGCGCCCCCTTTGGCGTCGTTGCCGTTGCGCATGTTGGTAGTAGTCTTCGCATTCCACGCAGCGGGTGACGCCGCCGAGCTGCTGACGTAGCGGCGGGATGGCGTCCTCGCAGTCGAGGCATTTAGCGCGGCTGGGTTGGCCCAGGGTGGAGCCGGCCAGCTGCCGGGCTAATGCCGAGGCGTTGAGCTTTTCTTGCAGTTCGGCGGCCTGGTCTAAGATGTCTCGCGCCATGGCTTACACCAGCTTTTCCGTTTCCGACGCGTCCACGTAGGGCACGCCGTTAATGCGCACAAAGTCGGGGTCCGTCACGTCATAGGCCAGTTTGTGGGTCAGCTGCTCGCCGCCGCTGGCTTTGGCGTTCAAGAGATCCGAAATTCTTAACTTGCAGCCGAACGCCTCGATGCGCAGTTCGCCGCCGCTGGTCGCGCCGTTAAACACCTGGTCGAACGGCTCCAGGGCGCGAAAGCTGCCGGTGGCCTTGGCCGCGTCTAAAATGGTTTGCAGGTTGGTGGTGTCCACCGTGATATCGCCGGACGCGCTGACTTCGCCGTCTACGTATCCGTTAGGAATGCCGCGCGTTTTGGTCACCGCCGTGGCGTCCTCAATGCTCAGGGTGACTTCCTCCACATGCACCAGCATGTCGCCGATCATCACGTCTATGTCTTTGCCGGAGAGGCGCTTTTGACTCATGGTTATTGCTCCGTGTCCTTAGTGGGACAGATCTAAAATGATGTTGGCGGTAATGTCCTTCGGGCAGTTGTACGGCTGTACTTTCAGGTACACCTCCACCCGGGTTTTTGTCGGCCACACGATTTCGATGCTGTCGTCCTTGGGGCTTTTGATCTCCCCCGGAAAATGTTCGCCCGCAAAAACGACGCTTTTGCTCATCTCGCGCAGCGGGCGCATGAAATAGGTTTTGTTGGCGGCGATGCTGACCGGGGTGGAATTCAGCGAGCGGTTCGCCACCCGCGCAATGGCCAGAATGCGAATGGCGCGCGCGGCCTTATCCACGACACGCAGGTTTTCAATCACCTGGTAATCGCCCGCCGGCACGTCCAACAAATTGCAGTCGCCCCAGTACGTCCCCGGGTAATCCGGGTATCGCTGCACGCAGGACAGGCGGTTGGCGTCCAGGGTCGCCAGAGTGGCGTCCGGCAGCTCCACGCCGTCGCGATCCACAGGGGCGTCCCCCAGGCCCAACACGGACCCGGTCGCCACGCGCATCGGGCTATCGGCGATACTCACCGCCCGATTACACAAGCGCCCCACCAGCACGCCTAAGTCGTTGCCGTGTAATTGTGGTATGACCGCCACGCGAGGACAGGCCGCGCCGTGGGTGATCGCCACCTGGGCCGTCTCGTAATCGCTCCAGCTTTGCGTCTCCGCATCAATCCCAGCGCTGGCCGTCAGCACGATGACGCGCCGGCCTATCGTGGTGCGGATCAATTCCGCCTTGGTCTGCATCGCCTCGATGGCGGCGGCGTCCGCCGCCGGCGAACACAGCGCCACCAGTTCCGGCGACACGGTCAACATGGCTTGATCCAGGGCGGTTTCCCAGGGATCGCCGCTGTTGATCGGCGCGGCGTAGGCCTGCCAGTTTTCGCCGCCATTGGCCTTGGCCGCCGCGACATTGGTTTTTAGGGCGCTGTCGTCCGCGCCCAGGATCTCGTCCAGGTTGCTTTGGGTGTTGATGGACAGCACCCGTCCCAGGTTCTTGGCGCCTACGCCGATAAACAGCGCCTTGCGCTCCACCTCGGGGAAGTTTCCCTGCGAGAGGTTCAAGTTATTGATGGTGACCTTGCCTTGCGCCATGGTTAACCCTTTGTTGCCTGCTTGAATATCTGTTCAAAAATGCGATCAATGAACGCGTCAATATCGTGCTGCGTCGCCCCTAAAAAGCTGCGCGCCGGTAAGGGAATCAACCAGCGCCCCTGGCGCGGCTTGTCGGTCAGCGCGCGCAGCACGGCGCCGGCCTGGCCGAACGTCAGGTTTTGCGTGACCCACTTCAGCGTGGGGCGTTTGCGTCCGCGTCCCTGGCCGCGCGGAATCGTGAATCCGGCTTCGCGCAACTGCCTGGCCTGGCCCCGGGTCGCCGGGGCGGCGTAGTCGGGTTGGCCGTGGCGCTGTTGCATGCGGGCGCGGGTCATCACTTCCGTGACGCCTTCCTGCTGCGCTCGCGCGATACGACCGACCAGGGCGTTTTTAAACGTGATCGTCACCCGATCCGAGCCGGCGAACACCGCCAGGCGTTTGCTTAAGCCGCGCAGCATTTTTTTATTGCCCTGTTTACGCGCTTCCCAGGGCTGACCGTCCAGACCGGTCTGGCTGCGCAGGCGCTTGCGTGACTGACTGCGCACCTGGCGCCCGATCTGTCCCAATATCCGCTTGCGCTTGGCCGCCGGCAGTTTCAAAAGCTCCAGCTGGCGCTTTAATTTCAGGTGGCCGCCGACCTCAATTTTTACGGACATAAGGCGCATCCGTGGGTTGGGCCTGGTCGTCGCCGACGCCGACCGCGTCGGGCTCGTACACCGGGACGCTTTCCACCCGCCAGCGTGCGCCGCCAAACTGGATCGCGCCGGCGGCGTCCGCGACCAGGTCGAGGTTCTCGTAAAAGCCGATGCGAATTTCTATGTCGGCGGTATCGTCGCCGTTCACGTCCACATCAATATCGGGATGGCCCAGGCCGTCACGGTCCCGCTCGGGGTCGTGGTCCATGAGCCAGGTCACCACATGGGCGATCAGCAGTTGCGGCGGGCCGCTGTAACGCTCCACCACCAGCACGGCGTCATACTTCAGACGACACACCCGCACCCCAGCGCCCAGGCGTTTGTCCGCCGCTTCCAAAGTTCCGTTTTCCATCCAGCTGTCCCACTGCTCCGCCGGCGCCAGATCCTGGGCCAGCAGAAAGCAGGTCAGCTCGCGCAGCTTCGCCAACGCCATTACAGCAGCTCCGCCGTAATGCCCGTGGCCGCGCCCAACAACCGACGCAGGGCGCGCACGCTGTCGCTTAGCAAATGCTGCTCGGTCTCGTCCGACTCTTTGGCCAGGTTCTCCGCCTGGGCTCGTCGGTTCATGGTGGCGAAGGCGTTGAGCAGCGACGCTTTGGCGCGGCAGGACACCGCGCGCAGGTAATACAGGACCAGCACGTTTTGCCCGTCCAGCTGCTCGGCGCCGACCGCGTCCAAGGTTTTAAAACCGCCGCCCAGCCATTCCGCTTTACGCATCGCCAGGCTGAAATTGATATCCAGCATGGCCTGGCGCACATGGGCCGCGACCATGTCCCCGTGATACTCCGCCGGGATGCGGTAGACCCGTTGGAATTCCGCCAGAGACAGGTCCGGGAAAAAGCCGTCATTGGTCAGCGTCGCCTCTATAACGGCGTTGCTTTTACCGCTGAAACTCATGGTCGCAGCCTCCAAATAAGAAGGCGGCGCGCACTGGGTTCAGCTGACGCGGCGCGAGGCCGGCAGCGCCCCCAGGCGCCCGCCTGGGTGGGTAGTCGGTTAGGCCAGTCCGAGTTTGGCCTGTAGTTTGGCGATGCGGGTTTTGCAGCCCGCCGCCGGGTTGGCCGCCTGCGCCTGTTCGAAGTACGCCAGCGCCGCGTTCAGGTCGCCGTTTTGCTCCGCGTTCAGCCCGCATTGGCGGTACAGCTTGCCGGCGACAATATCGTTTGCCGTGGGCCAAGCCTGGGCCGTGAGTTTTTCCGCCGCGTCGTCCAGGTAAGGGCTGGCGCTGTCGCCGGCCTTGAACTGACGTTCCGCCCAGTCGTGGACCTCTTCCAGCACGTAAGTGGGCAGATCCCGTTTAAAGTGGCCGGGCATGCATTGCTGTTGCTCGATGGCGAGCCCCGCCCAGGCCATGGCGTTTTCGATCTCGCCCACGTCGAACAACCAGATGACGCAGAACACCAGCACCTCATTGGGGTAGCGCTGGCCGCTGTCGCGGTACGCCTGCAAAAAGTCCATGAACTGAGGCAGCACGCGCGCCTTTAACGCGACCTTGTCGGGGATGCTGTCCAGCTCGGCCAGTTGGTCCCGGCATTGCGTCAGCGCCGCCAGGGCCACCGGGTAATCGCCCCGCACTCGGGGCGACAGGGCGCTATTCATTACTGGCGAATTGCGCGCCATTTCCGCCGCTGTTAGGGCGTCGTTGGCGGCCTGTTTAGCAAGACGGCGCTGTTTGTGTTGAACGGTCAGCAGCGGCATGGCGTTATGCCCAAGCGCCGGAACCGTCGGGCAACTTCACGTTGGCGTACTCAAAGCCGGCGGCCTTGGTCTCGTCCTCGATCACATAGCCTTCGTTCAGACTGTTGAAATCTTCCACGCGGTTGCGTTTGGGGTTGTCGATCACCTGGCGGCGTAAACTGTCGGCCTGGTAGTAAAGGCTCAGGTTATCCAGGCTGGTGATCAGCAGGCCCCGGGCCGGGAAAAAGGGCGCGGTGATCGCCGGCAAACCGCCATAGGTGCGGATAATGGCCTGGTTCTCCAGGCGCTCCTTTTCTGTCGGCTTGTGACCTTGCGCCGCGTACATCTGCGCCTTGTCTTCCGCCAGCAGATCGCGCCCCATGATTACCACTAGGTCGCCGCCGTCGCGATGTAACTCGTCCACCATCTGTAAGCAGGCATGCACAGCCGCGTCCAGGTTGGCGAAATCGCCGCCCTCGCCAATACGGATCTGGCCGGCAGTCGCGCCTTCGACGAACCACTGCGAGCCGGATTTAAATTCCCGTAGTTGCTGCAACCAGCCCTTATTCACGTCCTCGCCGTTGGGGTGGTCGCCAGGCTTGGTCGCAGGTAGGGCGCAACTGGTGCCCAGCCAGCCCACGCGGAGCTTTGACAGGCTGATCGCCTTGCGCACCCACCCGCCATAACGGGCTTGGAAGTCGGGAAACTTGGCCCAGGAATCAATGGTTTTGTATTTGATGTGGGTGTCATATTCGACTGGGTGCAGCTCATAACCTTTACTGCCCAAGGCCAGCACGTCGCTGGTCTGGCGGTCGGCGCTGTCGGTGTCGGTGCGCTTGGGCACAAAGCCCGTCACGCTGCCGATGACTTTTTCCCCTTTCAGTTCATCCACCGCCACCACATTGATCAGCTGCAAAAACTCCGAGCTTTCGGTGATTTTGTCCTGCAACTCCTGGGCGATAGTGGGCTCAACATTGAACTGCTCCGCGACGGAGCCCACGCCGTAGGTGGCCGCCATGGCGGCGCACATATCGTTGAATAGTTGTTTCGTTTTAAAGTTCATTCGGTCCGCTCGTTGGTGGTTGGAGTTACAGCACGCGTGGCGCCGCGTCGCCGACGCCTTCCGGGGTCAGGGTGCCGGGCGCTTCTTCCAGGGCCGCGCTGAACGCCTCCTTTAAGTGGTCGTGCGCGGTCTTCAGGTCGGCGAACTCGGCTTTGATCTCCGCCAGGGCTTGCGCCAAATCTGGGGTTTCCGGTTCTTTTGTTGCGTCCTCGTGTTTGGCGTTCAGCTTGTCCGCGAGGCTGGCGAAGCCGTTCGCCAGGGCGCGGTTAAGCTGGTTGAATTGGTCTTCCGTCATGGCGTGCTCTTGCTCGTTGGGTTCGTGGCTGGGTTCCGTGCGCGCAAACTTGCCCATGAGCCGGGAAAACAGGCTGGTCGGGTTATCCACGCGCAGCGGCGCTAGTTCAATCGGGGCGGTAAACAGGTTGTCCGGGTGTTGCGCCCGGGCGTTAAAGCGCAGCTCCGACGTGCCCAGGCTGGCGGGTGAATCTGTCACCGCCAGGCCTGCTAAGTAGGCTTTGCCGGTTCCCGCGAAATTCGGCTGGATCTCGATAGAGGTAAACAGCTTTTGCCCGCTGGTGTTCATCAAAATCAGCTGGTCCGAGGGGGCGATTCTGGCGAACAGACACTCCCGGCCTTTGTCGTCCTGTTCGTGCTTCACCGCCACCACCTGGCCGAGATTGCCAAAAATGCGGATGTGCTCGTACCAGATGTTGGCCGTGTATTCGGCGGGGTCGTACTGCGTGGCCATGTCGATGATGTCCTGGGCGGCGATGTTGCGCCCGTCAATCGTGGGTCCGCTGGTGGCCACTTTGACAAAATCGGTATGCAGGGTGCGGGGCATGTTTTCGGGTCCGTCAGTCGTTGCGATGACGCCAAGATAGGCATTCCGACCGAGCCCGGCAAAGGCTTTGAATACGCGTTGTTCCTTGTCGTTTTTGGTAGGAATAACAAGGAGTTAAACAAGGATTAACGCCACGAAAAAGCCCTTAAACTGGGCCGCATGTCATCACGTTATCCCCCTGAAATTATCGAAGCGGCGAAGGGCCTTTTTCTTCGCCATATCACGCCGGCGGAAATCCAGCAGCAGCTGGGGATTAATAACGTCCGCGTTATTTACCAATGGATTGAGCGGCACAACTGGAAAGACATGCTGCAGCACGAAACCGTCGAGCAGGCCACCGCCAGGCGGTTAATTCATTTAGTGGAAAAAACCAATAAGGTGGCGGGCGATTACCAGGAAATGGACCGGCTTAGCAATCTGCTGGATAAGCTGGCCGGCATTGATCTGAAGAAAGCCAAAACCGCGCGTGAGAAAGCGCAGGCAGGGGAGGGCGGTAGAGTCTCTGGCGAGCGCCAAAAGAAAAAGCGCGGCGTGAAAAACGACGTCAGCGCCATCACCCCGGAGCGTCTGGAGACGATCCGCAAAGAACTGTTTTACGACTACCAGCACCGCTGGCACGACAACAAAAGCCAGCGCACGCGCTTTATTCTGAAGTCGCGCCAGATCGGCGCCACCTATTACTTTGCCTGGGAAGCCTTCCAGGACGCCATCACCTCCGGCGATAACCAGATCTTTTTATCCGCCAGCCGCTCCCAGGCGGACATTTTTAAAGCCTACATCCTCAAGTTTGCGCGGGAGTATTTCGATACGGAATTGAAAGGCGTGGACGTGATCCCGCTTAGCAACGGCGCGGAGTTGCGTTTTGTGTCCACCAATGGCCGCACCGCCCAGGGTTACCACGGCCATTTATACATTGATGAAGTGTTCTGGATTCCCGACTTTGACCGGCTCAACAAGCTGGCCAGCGGCATGGCGGCGCATAAGAAATGGCGCAAAACCTACTTCTCCACGCCGTCGGTGAAAAGCCATGGCGCGTACACCTTGTGGAGTGGTGAGCGTTACAACGAGAGCCGCCGGCATAAGGTCGAGTTTGATCTATCGCGGGCGGCGCTTCGGGAGGGCCAGCTGGGGCCGGATAAGGTCTGGCGCAACGTGGTGACCGTTGAGGATGCGGCGGACCAAGGCTGCGACCTGTTCGACATAGAGGAGCTGAAGCAGGAATACACCGAGGCGGAATTCAACAACCTGTTTATGTGCGCCTTTATGGAAGCGGGCTTGTCGGTGTTTAAGCTGGACGACTTACTAAGCTGCGCTGTGTGCAGCGGCGACGTCTGGCCCGACTTCAAGCCCAGGCAGCCGCGCCCGTTTGCAAACTATCCCGTGTGGTTGGGCTACGATCCGGCGCGCACGGGGGACCGCTCCACCGTGGTGGTGGTCGCGCCGCCGATGCATCCGGCCGGCAAGTTCCGCGTGCTGGAAAAGATTCAGTTAAAAGGCGCGTTCAGTTACCAGGCGAACCGCATCAAGGATCTATTGGGACGTTACAACGTGCAGTTTGTGGGCATCGACTGCACCGGCCCCGGCCTGGGCGTGTTTGAGCAGGTGAAAGCCTTCTACCCCAGGGCCACGCCGATTCACTACAGCCTGAACGCCAAAACCGCCCTGGTGTTGAAAGCCATGGACGTGATCGAAAACGCCCGCATTGAGTGGGACGCGGAGCACACGGACATTCCCCAGGCGTTCCTCCAGGTGAAACAGACCACCACCGGCAACGACCTGGTCACCTATGTGGCCGACCGCAGCAGCAAAACCGGCCACGCGGACGTGGCCTGGTCAATTATGCATGCCCTTAGCAATGAACCTTTGGACCGTAAGCAGCGCCGTGGCTCCATCGCCATGGCGGTATAAGAGAGCATTAGAAAATGAGCAAACCGACTTCACCAACCGCGTTTAGTTTTGGGGCGCCCGAGGCTGTTTTAGACACGACGCTGACCTCTTACCTGGGCGTGTTCTTAAATCCCCATGGCGACTATTACGCGCCGCCGGTCAGTCTCACCGGGCTGGCCAAGCTGCTACGCGCTAACGCCCATCACGGGACCATTCCCTACTTTAAGCGCAATATGCTGCGTAAGTTTTACGTGCCGTCGCCCGTGCTCAGCGCCACGGATCTGGAGAACGCCGGCTTCGATTACCTGGTGTTTGGCATGTGCTACTTTCAGAAAGTCTTTAACCGCTTGGGGCAGATCGTCCGCCTGAAACACATCCCCGCGCTGAACATGCGCCGGATGAAAGCGCCGGATCAGTTCTGTTTGCTGCAACCTAACCAGGTGGACCCGTTAGCGTTTCGTCCGGGTGAAATCATTCAGTTAAAAGAGTACGACGTGAATCAGCAAATCTATGGCGTTCCCCAGTACCTGGGTGGCCTGCAATCCGTCTTACTGAATGAAAGCGCCACCCTGTTTAGGCGCAAGTACTACAACAACGGCGCGCACATGGGCTTCATCCTCTACACCGCCGACGCCCAGCTGGACCCGGAAGACGAGCAATCCCTGAAAGAGCAAATCCGCGCCAGCAAGGGCGTGGGTAATTTTAGAAGCCTGTACCTCAACATACCCGGCGGCAAGCCTGACTCTGTGAAAATCATGCCCGTGGGAGATATCGCCACCAAGGACGAATTTGAGCGGGTGAAGAATCTAAGCCGCAACGATGTATTAAGCATGTGGCGCATTCAGCCCGCGCTGGCGGGCATCATGCCGGAAAATACGGGGGGATTTGGGGACATAGAAAAGATCAGCCGCGTGTATTACGAAAATGAAGTCATTCCTATGCAGAATGTATTCTTAAAGCTAAACGAAACCCTCCCCCTAAAAAAGGGACTCTATTTTTGCGATCCAAGTTGTTTATAAGCGTCACTTGAGTCTGGTTAACGGTGCATGCATCAGTTTGCACAAATAGATATTAGGACACCGTAAAGGCGTCCTAATTTATTAATCACACTTGTGTAACTAATTTGGGGCTACTAGCGAATAGTGAGCTATATTTCATCGCGCTTTTTACCAACTACAATCGCACCTCTAGTTATTGAAAAAGGCGTCCGTTCTTCCCTTGAACTTGTTCCGTGAATTGGCCGCACTTCTTCCTCTCCCATCGTGACGGGAATCACATTCACTACATCATATCCTTTTGAGTCGAATTCATTATATTTCTGGGCTAGCAGCTCAGCATAGTTATTGTAATCGACGGATTTAGCTTCATAGAACCTTTTAAGCTTTTGCTTAAAAAGTCCAACATCCTTTAATTCTGAATCTAACGAAGCGCGAAACCAACTGGCAATATATTTGTCAGACATGGACATCCCTTAAAAAATATGGTCTTAGTTGCTCTATACCATAACTACGAAACTCTAACTACACTCAGAGTCTTTACGGTACATGTAGGTAGCGAAAAAATAATAAAATAAAAAATATAAAAAAACCACATGGTTAGAGTTCCGAATACTCGGCACATT contains:
- a CDS encoding phage major capsid protein, P2 family; protein product: MNFKTKQLFNDMCAAMAATYGVGSVAEQFNVEPTIAQELQDKITESSEFLQLINVVAVDELKGEKVIGSVTGFVPKRTDTDSADRQTSDVLALGSKGYELHPVEYDTHIKYKTIDSWAKFPDFQARYGGWVRKAISLSKLRVGWLGTSCALPATKPGDHPNGEDVNKGWLQQLREFKSGSQWFVEGATAGQIRIGEGGDFANLDAAVHACLQMVDELHRDGGDLVVIMGRDLLAEDKAQMYAAQGHKPTEKERLENQAIIRTYGGLPAITAPFFPARGLLITSLDNLSLYYQADSLRRQVIDNPKRNRVEDFNSLNEGYVIEDETKAAGFEYANVKLPDGSGAWA
- a CDS encoding GPO family capsid scaffolding protein gives rise to the protein MPRTLHTDFVKVATSGPTIDGRNIAAQDIIDMATQYDPAEYTANIWYEHIRIFGNLGQVVAVKHEQDDKGRECLFARIAPSDQLILMNTSGQKLFTSIEIQPNFAGTGKAYLAGLAVTDSPASLGTSELRFNARAQHPDNLFTAPIELAPLRVDNPTSLFSRLMGKFARTEPSHEPNEQEHAMTEDQFNQLNRALANGFASLADKLNAKHEDATKEPETPDLAQALAEIKAEFADLKTAHDHLKEAFSAALEEAPGTLTPEGVGDAAPRVL
- a CDS encoding terminase large subunit domain-containing protein, encoding MSSRYPPEIIEAAKGLFLRHITPAEIQQQLGINNVRVIYQWIERHNWKDMLQHETVEQATARRLIHLVEKTNKVAGDYQEMDRLSNLLDKLAGIDLKKAKTAREKAQAGEGGRVSGERQKKKRGVKNDVSAITPERLETIRKELFYDYQHRWHDNKSQRTRFILKSRQIGATYYFAWEAFQDAITSGDNQIFLSASRSQADIFKAYILKFAREYFDTELKGVDVIPLSNGAELRFVSTNGRTAQGYHGHLYIDEVFWIPDFDRLNKLASGMAAHKKWRKTYFSTPSVKSHGAYTLWSGERYNESRRHKVEFDLSRAALREGQLGPDKVWRNVVTVEDAADQGCDLFDIEELKQEYTEAEFNNLFMCAFMEAGLSVFKLDDLLSCAVCSGDVWPDFKPRQPRPFANYPVWLGYDPARTGDRSTVVVVAPPMHPAGKFRVLEKIQLKGAFSYQANRIKDLLGRYNVQFVGIDCTGPGLGVFEQVKAFYPRATPIHYSLNAKTALVLKAMDVIENARIEWDAEHTDIPQAFLQVKQTTTGNDLVTYVADRSSKTGHADVAWSIMHALSNEPLDRKQRRGSIAMAV
- a CDS encoding phage portal protein is translated as MSKPTSPTAFSFGAPEAVLDTTLTSYLGVFLNPHGDYYAPPVSLTGLAKLLRANAHHGTIPYFKRNMLRKFYVPSPVLSATDLENAGFDYLVFGMCYFQKVFNRLGQIVRLKHIPALNMRRMKAPDQFCLLQPNQVDPLAFRPGEIIQLKEYDVNQQIYGVPQYLGGLQSVLLNESATLFRRKYYNNGAHMGFILYTADAQLDPEDEQSLKEQIRASKGVGNFRSLYLNIPGGKPDSVKIMPVGDIATKDEFERVKNLSRNDVLSMWRIQPALAGIMPENTGGFGDIEKISRVYYENEVIPMQNVFLKLNETLPLKKGLYFCDPSCL